A single window of Dermacentor albipictus isolate Rhodes 1998 colony chromosome 1, USDA_Dalb.pri_finalv2, whole genome shotgun sequence DNA harbors:
- the LOC139054982 gene encoding uncharacterized protein, which produces MGESALKSHMKSAKHAGIMEIAANSLVRRYLVPSTGKQSAVPPPSQSGNLDDACKAHELVTNAEILWTLKVFTSHFSYRLSSEAGQLFQRMFPDSGVAKAFSCGKKKCAYVTCHGLRHFFLSALQRDIKDCDYYVVLFDESTNDYLQRKQLDVHIRFWNSSHKVATRYYTSVFIGHSTSEDIQGTLLTALEPFPLEKILQISMDGPNVNLKLLKNFQEHLHQTYQVQCLDIGTCGLHTMHNAYRAGVTASKWGLDRLLSSLSALFHGSPARREDFSAVTGQDTFPLNFVAHRWLENVPVIERALLLWCDIKKFIAAARKKEVSPPKCGSFHNLCEFASDDLLLAKLQFALGVAMTLKPFLTGYQTDQPMVFFLARDLETVVRKLLTKFLKCSVLSSAKGATGLLMVDIESTENHTPLEKVDVGHAAEQTVRKTKASQKDVFQFRMECKRFLVSVTKKVLERSPLRFPIVRSLSSLDPRQMYTKPDECLAGFRRVLDALITAGRMSEHQRDTVLGEYTEFLQEEMHSLRMFEKNVNRLGEFLTELMQFNSSCGELWKVVKLLLVLSHGQATVERGFSVNRQVSVENLKDLSYISQRIVCDAVDNAGGVLNVPITKELRTAVSAARQQYAAYLEAEKKKQCDHVRKSKRRCTDEEIDAMKKKKKKLEATIADLQASADTYAEKVEAANDLNYVVRSNSLRKAARSKTEELCSLNQKIQEKRQELP; this is translated from the coding sequence ATGGGCGAGTCGGCGTTAAAGAGCCATATGAAGAGTGCTAAGCATGCTGGCATCATGGAGATTGCAGCCAACAGTTTGGTGCGAAGGTACTTAGTTCCAAGTACGGGGAAACAGTCAGCCGTCCCACCTCCTTCGCAATCGGGAAATCTAGACGATGCTTGCAAGGCACACGAGCTGGTGACGAACGCGGAGATTCTGTGGACTTTGAAAGTTTTCACATCGCATTTCTCCTATCGGTTGTCGTCGGAAGCAGGCCAGCTATTCCAGCGTATGTTCCCGGACAGTGGCGTGGCCAAAGCATTTTCTTGCGGAAAGAAAAAATGTGCCTATGTGACTTGCCATGGTCTGAGGCACTTCTTTTTATCTGCTCTGCAACGGGATATAAAAGATTGCGATTACTACGTGGTACTGTTCGACGAGTCCACAAACGACTATCTCCAGCGGAAACAATTGGATGTTCACATCCGGTTTTGGAATTCGTCTCACAAGGTGGCAACGAGGTACTATACCTCGGTGTTTATAGGGCACTCGACATCCGAAGACATCCAAGGAACGCTGCTGACTGCGCTCGAGCCTTTCCCTCTTGAGAAAATTCTTCAGATTTCAATGGATGGTCCCAATGTTAACCTGAAGTTACTCAAGAATTTCCAAGAGCACCTGCATCAAACATACCAAGTTCAATGTCTGGACATTGGGACTTGTGGCCTCCACACCATGCACAACGCCTACAGGGCGGGTGTTACAGCAAGTAAGTGGGGACTTGACCGTCTGCTCTCCAGTCTGAGCGCGCTTTTCCATGGTTCTCCTGCAAGAAGGGAGGACTTCTCAGCAGTTACCGGTCAGGATACTTTTCCCCTGAACTTTGTTGCCCACCGGTGGTTGGAGAATGTGCCAGTGATAGAGAGAGCCTTGCTCTTGTGgtgtgacattaagaagtttattGCAGCTGCAAGGAAGAAGGAAGTAAGCCCCCCAAAGTGTGGATCATTtcacaacttgtgtgagtttgcCAGTGATGACCTACTGCTAGCAAAGCTTCAATTTGCACTGGGTGTGGCCATGACCCTCAAGCCATTCCTCACTGGGTACCAAACGGATCAGCCCATGGTGTTCTTTCTTGCAAGGGACTTGGAAACTGTGGTCAGGAAGCTACTGACGAAGTTTCTGAAGTGCTCGGTCTTGTCTTCAGCAAAAGGAGCCACTGGTCTGCTGATGGTGGACATTGAAAGCACGGAGAACCACACTCCACTTGAAAAGGTGGATGTAGGCCATGCCGCTGAACAGACTGTCAGGAAAACTAAAGCAAGCCAAAAGGACGTGTTCCAGTTCCGCATGGAATGCAAACGCTTCTTGGTCAGTGTGACAAAGAAGGTGCTCGAGAGAAGTCCACTGAGATTCCCAATCGTGAGGAGTTTGTCCTCTCTGGACCCACGACAAATGTATACTAAACCTGATGAGTGCCTGGCCGGCTTCAGAAGAGTGTTGGATGCCCTCATTACAGCGGGCAGAATGTCTGAGCACCAAAGAGACACTGTACTAGGGGAGTACACCGAGTTCCTGCAGGAAGAGATGCATAGCCTGCGAATGTTTGAGAAGAACGTAAACAGGTTGGGCGAGTTCTTGACTGAGCTGATGCAGTTTAATTCATCATGTGGGGAACTGTGGAAGGTTGTCAAACTTTTGCTCGTGCTCAGCCACGGACAGGCCACTGTGGAGCGAGGGTTTAGCGTGAACCGCCAGGTTTCTGTAGAAAACCTGAAGGACCTGTCGTACATTTCGCAACGTATTGTGTGCGATGCTGTGGACAACGCAGGGGGCGTCCTTAACGTTCCTATTACAAAAGAGCTGAGGACTGCTGTATCAGCTGCCCGGCAGCAGTATGCTGCATAtctggaagcagaaaaaaagaagcagtgtgATCATGTAAGGAAATCAAAGAGGCGCTGCACTGACGAAGAGATtgacgcaatgaaaaaaaagaaaaagaaactcgagGCAACAATAGCTGACCTCCAGGCTTCAGCGGATACCTATGCCGAAAAGGTAGAAGCAGCAAATGATCTGAATTATGTGGTCAGATCAAATAGTCTGAGGAAGGCTGCACGAAGCAAGACTGAGGAACTGTGTAGCCTCAACCAGAAGAttcaggaaaagcggcaggagctcCCCTGA